TGAAGTGAGGAACCGTTGCAGCAGTTGCACCTTTGGAAATGGCAGCTAAGTTATCGTTCAGGTTTGGATACCATAATGGCCAGAAGATTGGGGTGGCTAAAGCAGCACCGTGAATCCCGAATAGCCAAACAATATCAGTTAAGAGGATTGGTACGATAACTGAAAGTAAATTGTCACGACCAAAGTAGGCTAATGGGCTGAAGACCCATTGTAGGAAAGCATTAACGTCAAAGTTCAAACCAACGTGAATGACCCAAGCACCAACGATTAAAAAAGTCGCGGGAATCAAAGCTGAGAATGAAGCTGCAACAGCCGGTGGGACTCCATCTGGTAATGTGATGACGAGGTGATGATCGCGGCAGATCCGAGTCACTTCGGCCGTTAGAATCCCAGCGAGCATTGCTGTAAATAACCCCGCAGCCCCGAAGTGTGTTAGCGGCACCACGGTGGCAGCGGCCTTTAGTCCTAACGCTTTGAAAGCTGCTGGGGTGGTCGTAATTGGTTTAACTGCCAACAATAGAAAGACCATCACTGAGACGACCCCGGTTGAAATATGATCGAAGTGATAATCTTCAGCTAACCGACCTGCAATGGCAAACGCGGCGTAAATAGCCATAAACCCCATTGAAAAATTAATTGGAATTGCTAAACCAGCGGCATAGGGTTTAATAAAGTTTGTCCAAGCAGTAATAGGTAGTTGCGTGACGATCGTAAAGAATGAGCCAACGATGGTAACTGGAATAATGACGGCCATTCCGTCTCGAATAGCACGTAAATAACGGTTGGCTGCGATCTTACTCATGACATCAATCGTCTTATCTTTCCACGTACGTGAATTATCCATAATTCATTCATCTCCTTAACAAATTAGTAATGACAAGTTAGTGTTGAATTAAGTCCTCCCTTTTTGATTTGAGTTAACACATTAACTTGATTTCATGAGTGAGTATAGCATAATATAACAGTATAGTTAACGCTTTCATTGTTGTTAGTTAATTGACATGGGTAAATTTTGATTAAGTATAGACATTTAATGTATTAAGTTAATAATAAGGGGGGCAGCCATGAGTCGTAAAGAACCAATTTATCAAACCATTTTAAGCGCCTTGATTCTGGAATTGAACACGAACCATTTTCGAAAGAATGATCCGTTTTATAGTGAGAGTGAGCTACGGAAGAAGTATCAAGTCAGTTCCACGACAGTCGTGCGGGTACTGAATATGTTAGCCGATCAGGGTTATATCTATCGTATTCAGGGTAAGGGCAGCTTTGTTTCCAAATTTAATCGGGGGACTGCGGTACGAATTACGGATACCCATACATACGATGTTGATGAGGAACAGGTTGCAATCTTAGTGGCCAATCAGACGACGCCACTACCAACACGGGCTAAGTTTACGGCTGAATCGACAACCTGGTATTTAGAGCGATTACGCGAAATTAGACACGCACCATTTGAATTTTCGCAGTCGTGGTATTTGGCGACGCTGATTCCTGCCACAGCAATGAAGAAGTTACGGGCCGTACATTCGATTTATGCACTAATTAGGAAACATGCGCAGCTTGATTTATCACGCCAGCCCTTTGAGCAAGAATATGCGGCGACCTGCGTTCCTAATCAACGAATTGCGGATTATTTGCACGTGAGTCTGGATACGATGGTGATTAAGATCGAACGGTGGGTATTTCAAGGGGAAGAAACGCTGGAATATACCGTTAGTTACATGTTGCCTAACTATTTTGGGCTGGCGCTAACTAGTGATTCCAAGTCGGTAGATCCTAACCGAATTCGATGATCGATGCATAAAGAGAGGAGTGGCACACAATGTCAATTCATAGCAATAACTTTTATTCCAACGTGTTACGACAGTCAGTGCAAGTCCAAGTTATCTTGCCGGAACCAGTGAACGCGGTCGGACAAATTTTACCAGACTACAGTAGTGGTGAACAGCAACTTCCAACTGTGTGGCTGTTGCATGGCTTAGGTGGGGACGCAACGTCGTGGTTACGGCGAACGGAAATCGAACTACTGGCAACGCAATACCGAGTAGCGGTCGTCATGCCGGAAACGGGGCGGGGATTTTATACGAATATGGTCCATGGTCCACGCTATTGGGATTACTTGACCCACGAGTTACCAACACGAATGCGTTATATCTTCCCGTTGTCGGCACGACCGGAAGACAATTATTTGTTGGGGAACTCCATGGGTGGCTATGGGGCATTACGTTATGCCTTTACCTATCCGCAGCGGTTTGCGGCTGTCGCGGCACTATCACCGGTGACGGATCTCAAAAGGTTTCACGTGGAACAATCGGCAATTATGCCAGACCTTGAGCTGGCTTTCTCACCAGCACAGATGCAAGGGACGCCAGCGGATTTGTCTTACTTGGTACAGCAACCGACAAACTGGGGGACGTTACGTGTTCTAATGGCGACGGGTGATCAAGATATGTTACGGTCAATGGATGAAGCCTTCAAGCCAGAGTTGGCGGCTGTGTTTAAAGACCAGTTTGAATGGCAGTTACAACCGGGTCACCATGATTGGCGGCTCTGGAATCATCAATTACCATTTGCGATGCACTGGTTAATTAAGGGAGGTTGGCGCAATGTTTAATGTTAAAGATGAGCACGGCCACTATAATTTGTGGCGGCAGACGGGATTAGCGTTATTACCGCTATTATTGGCAATTATCGCATATCCACTGCTACCTAATCGTGTCTACGTGCCAACCGCTGTCACCAGTCTGACGCCGTGGGGAATCAAGAGCAATATCTTCATTTATCCCGTCTTTTGCCTGATTCTGTGGTTCTTTATCTGGCTATTTATCTTCTTCAACCGGTTATATGAAAAAAATCTCAAGGTAACCCGCCAAAAATATCGGCCAATGGAGAACTACTATGTGTGGAGCAGCTGGGTGTTGGATATTTTGGCGACTTTGATGGTGGTGGTTCAAATCTTGGTAAGTGTTAGTCGGTGAGTGGTTTGTCAGGTGTGAAGTTGGCACTATGAGATTAACGATATTATTGAATAGTAAAATGGCTACAGATTGAGCAATCAAGTTCCTCAAACTATAGCCATTTTACTAATTTTTGTGCTGTTTTACATAGAAAACTTGCGATTTCGAATCATTAAAATGATAACGATTACAAGACTGAGCAGCGTCACGCCAGTATCGATTTCGAAAACATGTAGAACACTGACAGCTGTGTCATCAATGATGAAGCTAGAGACTAATGGACCTACAAAGAATGTCAGTGCAGTAGCAAAACTATAGTAGCCAGTCACCTTACCTTTCTCAGCTGGAAAGTATTGGCTTAGTAAAGTTAATCCTAATTGCCAAATACCTCCGGCTGCGAAGAAGCCAATTGCAATGGCAGTTAACCGAGCACCGTCAGCACTAGGGATAACCACCATTTGGAGTAATGCTAGGAACGAAATCAGAGTGTAAGCAAAGATCAACTTGATTGGCTTAATGCGAGTTACTAATGAGGAGGTAATAAAAACGGATACTAGTGAGGCCATTGCATACCATGAAATTAGTGATTTAGAGCTGTTTAGCCCCAACTTTAAGACGCTACTACCGAAGTTTGGTGCGTATTGAGAGAAAATGTAAAACGTAAATGAAAGTGTAAAACCAACAATTATTAGCAAACTACCATCAATTAACATCGAAGGCTGATTGCCACTAGGATTAATGGTTGTTTTAGGCTCGTCGCTAATTTTAGTGTGTTTTTGAGTTAATGTTTGTGGTGCGAAGCTGGCAAGTCCAATTAAGATGATATCTAAAACCATCACAACTACCATGACGACTAGTGTGATTTGAGCGTTTGGCTGAGCAGCAACAATGAACGGCAGGACGAATTGTGCAAGAGACATGGCCGCTTTTACTAACGAATTCATGCTAGCAGCTTGCTCTTGGAAAGCATCTGTCAGTGCTGGATAACTAGCTGTATCACCAAAGGAATTGGTTGCGCCCATAAAGAGTGCAGCGATGCAAGCACTGATGAGATTAGTACTAAAGAACAGGCCCATAAGAAATAGAATTTGTGC
This Lactiplantibacillus plantarum DNA region includes the following protein-coding sequences:
- a CDS encoding GntR family transcriptional regulator, translated to MSRKEPIYQTILSALILELNTNHFRKNDPFYSESELRKKYQVSSTTVVRVLNMLADQGYIYRIQGKGSFVSKFNRGTAVRITDTHTYDVDEEQVAILVANQTTPLPTRAKFTAESTTWYLERLREIRHAPFEFSQSWYLATLIPATAMKKLRAVHSIYALIRKHAQLDLSRQPFEQEYAATCVPNQRIADYLHVSLDTMVIKIERWVFQGEETLEYTVSYMLPNYFGLALTSDSKSVDPNRIR
- a CDS encoding alpha/beta hydrolase — its product is MSIHSNNFYSNVLRQSVQVQVILPEPVNAVGQILPDYSSGEQQLPTVWLLHGLGGDATSWLRRTEIELLATQYRVAVVMPETGRGFYTNMVHGPRYWDYLTHELPTRMRYIFPLSARPEDNYLLGNSMGGYGALRYAFTYPQRFAAVAALSPVTDLKRFHVEQSAIMPDLELAFSPAQMQGTPADLSYLVQQPTNWGTLRVLMATGDQDMLRSMDEAFKPELAAVFKDQFEWQLQPGHHDWRLWNHQLPFAMHWLIKGGWRNV
- a CDS encoding MFS transporter; amino-acid sequence: MELKEKQDITMKHKTYLPLAAGIYLNYAILGMATIIVSQYGTQFQALWHTDVKGLSTVIAMIGIGRLLTILIAGYLSDRLGRKGTMLIGMVAQILFLMGLFFSTNLISACIAALFMGATNSFGDTASYPALTDAFQEQAASMNSLVKAAMSLAQFVLPFIVAAQPNAQITLVVMVVVMVLDIILIGLASFAPQTLTQKHTKISDEPKTTINPSGNQPSMLIDGSLLIIVGFTLSFTFYIFSQYAPNFGSSVLKLGLNSSKSLISWYAMASLVSVFITSSLVTRIKPIKLIFAYTLISFLALLQMVVIPSADGARLTAIAIGFFAAGGIWQLGLTLLSQYFPAEKGKVTGYYSFATALTFFVGPLVSSFIIDDTAVSVLHVFEIDTGVTLLSLVIVIILMIRNRKFSM